Proteins encoded by one window of Nocardia goodfellowii:
- a CDS encoding HAD family hydrolase, giving the protein MSDPAAVLFDIDGTLIDSNYLHARAWHSAFRAVGTVVPTWRIHRAIGMDGSTLIRTLAGDLDEAAADRADELHTRFYLDSAEELTLLPGAREVLADLHARGLRVVLATSAPPEELSVLRELLDSESALYAVTSGEDVETAKPDPSIVRIALERAGVPSARAVFVGDAVWDVRACAALDVPTIGVLSGGIGRAELEAERAAFVCDDVAQLLRAVDDSPIGRLL; this is encoded by the coding sequence GTGTCCGATCCCGCAGCGGTCCTGTTCGACATCGACGGCACCCTGATCGACTCCAACTATCTGCATGCCAGGGCCTGGCACTCGGCCTTCCGTGCGGTCGGCACCGTGGTCCCGACCTGGCGTATTCACCGCGCCATCGGCATGGACGGCAGCACGCTGATCCGAACCCTGGCCGGTGACCTGGACGAGGCCGCCGCCGATCGCGCCGATGAACTGCACACTCGGTTCTATCTGGACAGCGCCGAGGAACTGACGCTGTTGCCCGGCGCGCGCGAGGTGCTGGCGGATCTGCACGCGCGCGGGCTACGCGTGGTGCTCGCCACGTCCGCGCCGCCGGAAGAGCTGTCCGTGCTGCGCGAACTGCTGGACAGCGAGTCGGCGCTCTACGCGGTGACCAGCGGCGAGGACGTCGAGACCGCCAAACCTGATCCGAGCATCGTGCGGATCGCCCTCGAACGGGCCGGCGTACCGTCGGCGCGCGCGGTCTTCGTCGGCGACGCGGTCTGGGACGTGCGAGCCTGCGCGGCTCTCGACGTGCCGACGATCGGCGTCCTCAGCGGCGGTATCGGACGCGCCGAACTCGAAGCCGAGAGGGCGGCGTTCGTCTGCGACGACGTCGCGCAGTTGCTGCGTGCGGTTGACGACAGTCCGATCGGCCGCCTGCTCTGA
- a CDS encoding ABC transporter ATP-binding protein, giving the protein MSAPVAGRLARIRGVGKSFGDRPVLRGVELDLRQGEIVALVGRSGSGKSTLLRVLAGLAGEHAGEVEIDGSVAVAFQEARLVPWLSVARNVALGLPDRRRRAKGLDRARAVLDEVGLADRGDAWPITLSGGEAQRAALARALVAEPALLLLDEPFGALDALTKIAMHDLLLRLFAEHGFGVLLVTHDVAEAVTLADRVLVLDEGRIAHEVDIPLERPRRHAAPEGAVYAARLLELLGVEQ; this is encoded by the coding sequence ATGAGCGCCCCGGTGGCCGGGCGGCTGGCCCGAATCCGGGGGGTGGGCAAGAGTTTCGGCGATCGGCCGGTGCTGCGGGGGGTGGAGCTCGACCTGCGGCAGGGGGAGATCGTCGCGCTGGTCGGGCGCAGCGGTTCGGGTAAATCCACGCTGCTGCGCGTGCTGGCCGGTCTGGCCGGGGAACACGCGGGCGAGGTCGAAATCGACGGGAGCGTCGCGGTCGCCTTCCAGGAGGCGCGGCTGGTGCCGTGGCTGTCGGTGGCGCGCAATGTCGCGCTCGGGTTGCCGGATCGCCGACGCCGCGCCAAGGGGCTGGATCGGGCGCGTGCGGTGCTCGACGAGGTCGGGCTGGCCGATCGTGGTGACGCCTGGCCGATCACGTTGTCCGGTGGTGAGGCCCAGCGTGCCGCCCTGGCCCGTGCTCTGGTCGCCGAGCCCGCGCTGCTGCTGCTCGACGAGCCGTTCGGCGCGCTGGACGCGCTGACCAAGATCGCCATGCACGATCTGTTGTTGCGGCTGTTCGCCGAGCACGGTTTCGGTGTGCTGCTGGTGACCCACGATGTCGCCGAGGCGGTGACGCTGGCCGACCGGGTGCTCGTGCTCGACGAGGGTCGTATCGCCCACGAGGTCGACATTCCCCTGGAACGTCCGCGGCGGCACGCGGCGCCCGAAGGCGCCGTGTACGCGGCCCGCCTGCTCGAACTGCTCGGCGTCGAGCAGTAG
- a CDS encoding 2Fe-2S iron-sulfur cluster-binding protein encodes MEATETRITLDVDGERRSLRVDNRTTLLDALREHLGVTSPKKGCDHGQCGSCTVLLDGRRATTCLTFAAAQDGARIKTAAGLDEDAELHSMQQAFLDQDGFQCGYCTPGQVCSAVGMLKEIEAGHPSHVTEDLTGEPELTDDEIRERMSGNLCRCAAYPNILAAIRQAARS; translated from the coding sequence ATGGAAGCCACGGAAACGCGGATCACTCTCGACGTCGATGGTGAGCGGCGATCCCTGCGGGTCGACAACCGGACCACCCTGCTCGACGCACTGCGCGAACACCTCGGCGTGACCTCGCCGAAGAAGGGCTGCGATCACGGACAGTGCGGATCGTGCACCGTGTTGCTCGACGGCCGCCGCGCCACCACCTGCCTCACCTTCGCCGCCGCCCAGGACGGTGCCCGGATCAAGACGGCGGCCGGTCTTGACGAGGACGCGGAACTGCACTCGATGCAACAGGCCTTCCTCGACCAGGACGGGTTCCAATGCGGCTATTGCACACCCGGGCAGGTGTGTTCGGCGGTCGGGATGCTCAAGGAGATCGAAGCCGGCCACCCCAGTCACGTCACCGAGGATCTGACCGGCGAACCGGAGTTGACCGACGACGAGATCCGGGAGCGGATGAGCGGCAACCTGTGCCGCTGCGCCGCCTACCCGAATATCCTCGCCGCGATCCGGCAGGCGGCCCGCTCATGA
- a CDS encoding LLM class flavin-dependent oxidoreductase has translation MSTLSFHWFLPTYGDSRGLVAGGHGSFMSGNRPASLRYLNQLAAAAEDNGFEGVLTPTGAWCEDAWLTTAMLVETTETLKFLVALRPGLVSPTLTAQMAATYQRHSRGRLLLNVVTGGEPREQQAYGDFLDKNQRYARTGEFLDVVRSLWTSTEPIDFEGEHLRVRQALLSSRPDPIPPVFFGGSSPAAGPVAARYADTYLTWGEPLDAVGEKLEWIRGLAAGQGRVLDYGLRIHVISRDTSAEAWAEADKLLSGIAPGEIERVQASLAQSESEGQRRMAALHNGRTDGLEIAPNLWAGVGLVRGGAGTALVGSHEEVADRLTEYAELGIDQFILSGYPHLEEAYWFGEGVLPILERRGLWSHPNRGAVIPAGTPFAATS, from the coding sequence GTGAGCACGCTTTCCTTCCATTGGTTCCTGCCGACCTACGGTGACTCGCGGGGGCTGGTCGCCGGGGGCCACGGCTCGTTCATGTCGGGTAACCGGCCGGCCAGCCTGCGCTACCTCAATCAGCTCGCGGCCGCCGCCGAGGACAACGGCTTCGAAGGGGTGCTCACCCCGACCGGCGCGTGGTGCGAGGACGCGTGGTTGACCACCGCCATGCTGGTGGAAACCACCGAGACGTTGAAATTCCTGGTCGCGCTGCGGCCCGGCCTGGTCAGCCCGACGCTGACCGCGCAAATGGCCGCCACCTACCAGCGGCACTCCCGGGGGCGGCTGCTGCTCAACGTCGTCACCGGCGGTGAACCGCGGGAACAGCAGGCCTACGGCGACTTCCTCGACAAGAACCAGCGCTACGCCCGCACCGGCGAATTCCTCGACGTGGTCCGCTCCCTGTGGACCAGCACCGAACCGATCGACTTCGAAGGCGAACACCTCCGGGTCCGGCAAGCGCTGCTGAGCAGCCGGCCCGACCCGATCCCGCCGGTGTTCTTCGGCGGCTCCTCACCCGCCGCGGGGCCGGTCGCCGCCCGCTACGCCGACACCTACCTCACCTGGGGCGAGCCGCTGGACGCGGTCGGCGAGAAGCTCGAGTGGATCCGTGGCCTGGCCGCCGGCCAAGGCCGCGTCCTCGACTACGGCCTGCGCATTCACGTCATCAGCCGCGACACCTCCGCCGAGGCCTGGGCCGAGGCGGACAAGCTGCTGTCCGGGATCGCGCCCGGCGAGATCGAACGTGTTCAAGCGTCCCTGGCGCAGAGCGAGTCCGAGGGTCAGCGCCGGATGGCCGCCCTGCACAACGGCCGCACCGACGGGCTGGAGATCGCACCCAATTTGTGGGCGGGAGTCGGCCTGGTCCGCGGCGGCGCGGGTACAGCGCTGGTCGGCTCGCACGAGGAAGTGGCCGACCGGCTCACCGAATACGCCGAACTCGGCATCGACCAATTCATTCTCTCCGGTTACCCGCATCTGGAGGAGGCGTACTGGTTCGGCGAGGGCGTGCTCCCGATTCTGGAGCGCCGGGGCCTGTGGTCGCACCCCAATCGCGGGGCGGTGATTCCGGCCGGGACCCCGTTCGCCGCCACGAGTTGA
- a CDS encoding ABC transporter permease, which yields MTLAIGWKAADRRTAAAAAPAPRRARQVLAGPWLLRSLTPLALLLAWQAGSATGALSERILPAPSVILDAGLEVWRSGELGDALAVSGQRVLLGFALGASVAVVLAVLAASSRIGEYLVDPPMQMLRTVPLFGLIPLFIIWFGIDEQPKLFLIALGVAFPLYLNTYAGIRQLDPKLGELARVLGLTAWEKLRDIVFPGALPQVLVGLRQSLGIAWLSLIVAEQINASAGLGFIVNNAREFLRTDIVIFGLLVYGMLGLITDALVRGVERRALRWSKR from the coding sequence ATGACACTCGCGATCGGCTGGAAAGCCGCCGACCGGCGGACCGCCGCCGCGGCCGCACCCGCGCCGCGGCGTGCGCGCCAGGTGCTGGCCGGCCCCTGGCTGCTGCGGTCGCTGACGCCGCTGGCGCTGCTGCTGGCGTGGCAGGCCGGCTCGGCGACCGGTGCGCTGTCCGAGCGCATCTTGCCCGCGCCCTCGGTAATTCTCGACGCCGGTCTCGAGGTGTGGCGCAGCGGCGAATTGGGCGACGCCCTGGCGGTTTCCGGTCAGCGGGTGCTGCTCGGCTTCGCCCTCGGCGCCTCGGTCGCGGTGGTGCTGGCCGTGCTGGCCGCCTCCAGCCGGATCGGGGAATACCTCGTCGATCCGCCGATGCAGATGCTGCGCACGGTGCCGCTGTTCGGCCTGATCCCGCTGTTCATCATCTGGTTCGGCATCGACGAACAACCGAAACTGTTCCTCATCGCCCTCGGTGTGGCCTTCCCGCTCTATCTCAACACCTACGCCGGCATCCGGCAGCTGGACCCGAAACTCGGTGAACTGGCGCGGGTTCTGGGGCTGACCGCGTGGGAGAAGCTGCGCGACATCGTGTTTCCAGGCGCGCTTCCGCAGGTGCTGGTCGGGCTGCGGCAGAGTCTGGGTATCGCCTGGTTGTCGCTGATCGTGGCCGAGCAGATCAATGCCAGTGCGGGCCTCGGGTTCATCGTCAACAACGCGCGTGAGTTCCTGCGCACCGACATCGTCATCTTCGGTCTGCTCGTCTACGGCATGCTCGGCCTGATCACCGACGCGCTGGTGCGCGGCGTCGAACGGCGCGCGTTGCGCTGGAGCAAGCGATGA
- a CDS encoding xanthine dehydrogenase family protein molybdopterin-binding subunit, protein MTTIRPRTIGSPLARLDGPAKVTGTAHYAFEHPVQHPVYLHPVQATIAHGRVTGMDTAEAEQLDGVLAVLTVFDAPKLADTSDGELSILQDDRVHFRGQLIGGVIAESLEIARHAADSVRVEYDERPFHTELRADDRGLYAPENILESKPADTEEGDIDAAFVNAAVTVDQTYTTPLEHNNPMEPHASIACWDESSGRPRVTLYDSTQGVHVVRSTLAPIFGLEPDQMRVIAPHVGGGFGAKGAPKAHNVLAILAAQRSGGRPVKLALTRQHMFALVGYRTPTIQRVRLAADPAGALTALSHEVIEQTSAVKEFAEQTALASRMMYATPNRRTTHRLAALDVPVPFWMRAPGLCPGMFATEVAMDELAEACGLDPIELRLRNEPSTDPETGNPWSGRRLADCLCLGADRFGWAGRDPASRRRSDGRWLLGTGVAAATYPASANPGNAARIAYRADGRYTVQIGAADIGTGTWTALTQIAADALACDIDAIELQIGDTDLPVATVAGGSSGISSWGSAIAAAAAAFRQQHGENPSDGAEVTTEAPENADAEKFALHSFGAQFAEVAVDRDTGEIRVPRMLGVFSIGRAINARTLRSQLIGGMTMGLSMALHEESVRDPRFGHVVTQDLASYHISAHADVRDLDAIWLDEADEHANPMGARGAGEIGIVGAAAAIANAVAHATGIRVRDLPITADDLLD, encoded by the coding sequence ATGACAACCATCCGACCCCGGACGATCGGCTCCCCGCTGGCTCGGCTGGACGGTCCGGCCAAAGTCACCGGCACCGCGCACTACGCCTTCGAGCATCCGGTCCAGCACCCGGTCTATCTGCATCCGGTGCAGGCCACCATCGCCCACGGGCGCGTCACCGGAATGGATACCGCCGAGGCGGAGCAGTTGGACGGCGTGCTCGCCGTTCTGACAGTCTTCGACGCGCCGAAGCTGGCCGACACCTCCGACGGCGAACTGAGCATCCTGCAAGACGATCGGGTGCACTTCCGCGGCCAGCTCATCGGCGGGGTCATCGCGGAAAGTCTCGAAATAGCCCGGCACGCGGCGGATTCGGTCCGAGTCGAATACGACGAGCGACCGTTCCACACCGAACTCCGCGCCGACGACCGGGGGCTGTACGCCCCCGAGAACATTCTCGAGTCCAAGCCCGCCGATACCGAGGAGGGCGATATCGACGCCGCCTTCGTCAACGCCGCGGTGACAGTCGATCAGACCTACACCACTCCGCTCGAGCACAACAACCCGATGGAACCGCACGCCTCCATCGCCTGCTGGGACGAGTCGAGCGGACGACCACGGGTGACGCTCTACGACTCGACCCAGGGCGTGCATGTCGTCCGCAGCACGCTCGCACCGATCTTCGGTTTGGAACCCGACCAGATGCGCGTCATCGCACCGCATGTGGGCGGCGGCTTCGGCGCCAAGGGCGCGCCGAAAGCGCACAATGTGCTCGCCATCCTGGCCGCCCAGCGCAGCGGCGGCCGACCGGTGAAACTCGCGCTCACCCGCCAGCACATGTTCGCGCTGGTCGGCTACCGCACGCCGACGATTCAGCGGGTCAGGCTGGCCGCCGACCCGGCCGGTGCGTTGACCGCGCTCTCGCACGAGGTCATCGAACAGACCTCGGCGGTCAAGGAATTCGCGGAGCAGACCGCGCTGGCCTCCCGGATGATGTATGCCACGCCGAACCGGCGCACCACGCATCGCCTTGCGGCACTGGACGTTCCGGTGCCGTTCTGGATGCGGGCACCCGGCCTGTGCCCCGGCATGTTCGCGACCGAGGTCGCGATGGACGAACTGGCCGAAGCCTGCGGACTCGACCCGATCGAACTGCGCCTGCGCAACGAACCGAGCACCGACCCGGAGACCGGCAACCCGTGGTCCGGGCGTCGCCTCGCCGACTGTCTGTGCCTGGGCGCCGACCGATTCGGCTGGGCCGGCCGTGATCCGGCGTCCCGCCGCCGCAGCGACGGCCGGTGGCTGCTCGGCACGGGTGTCGCGGCCGCCACCTATCCCGCCTCGGCGAATCCCGGAAACGCCGCGCGCATCGCCTACCGGGCCGATGGCAGATACACGGTTCAGATCGGCGCGGCAGATATCGGCACCGGAACCTGGACCGCGCTCACCCAGATCGCCGCCGACGCCCTCGCCTGTGACATCGACGCGATCGAACTCCAGATCGGCGACACCGACCTGCCCGTGGCGACCGTGGCCGGTGGATCCAGCGGTATCAGCTCATGGGGTTCGGCGATCGCCGCGGCCGCGGCGGCTTTCCGGCAGCAGCACGGCGAAAACCCTTCGGACGGAGCGGAAGTCACCACCGAGGCGCCGGAGAACGCGGACGCCGAGAAGTTCGCCCTGCATTCGTTCGGCGCGCAGTTCGCCGAGGTCGCGGTCGACCGGGACACCGGCGAGATCCGGGTGCCGCGGATGCTCGGGGTGTTCTCGATCGGCCGGGCCATCAACGCCCGTACGCTCCGATCGCAGCTGATCGGAGGCATGACGATGGGGTTGTCGATGGCCTTGCACGAGGAGAGCGTGCGCGATCCGCGCTTCGGCCACGTCGTCACGCAGGACTTGGCCAGTTACCACATCAGCGCGCACGCCGATGTCCGTGACCTCGATGCGATCTGGCTGGACGAAGCCGACGAGCACGCCAACCCGATGGGCGCCCGCGGCGCCGGGGAGATCGGCATCGTCGGCGCGGCGGCCGCTATAGCGAACGCCGTCGCGCACGCGACTGGCATCCGAGTCCGGGACCTGCCGATCACGGCGGACGACCTCCTGGATTGA
- a CDS encoding XdhC family protein, which yields MAALDETVWQTLTRWHRDAEPAALVRVVDRSGSAPRAVGAAMAVSGSGRVVGSVSGGCVEGDVVALAQQVIESGIPVLSTYGTSTDALAPGLPCGGTVEVFIEPVDASLIGVLAPLMAAVRDGDPVALVSVMADAASGRHLLVTPDRSFGSLGAARLDQAALDDVRGLLAHGTTRVLHLGCEGQRRHDELAVFVQSFATPPKLLVFGANDFAAALIRIGKFLGYRVTLCDARPAFATTEAFPEADEVVVRWPHDYLAETPIDASTAICVLTHDPKFDVPVLEVALRTAAGYIGVMGSLRTHADRLDRLRAAGLTDHELARLAAPVGLDLGARTPEETAVSIAAEIIAGRWGGTGTRLSELQAPIHHGCGANTTRG from the coding sequence ATGGCAGCTCTGGACGAGACGGTCTGGCAGACGCTCACCCGCTGGCATCGAGACGCCGAGCCGGCCGCGCTGGTGCGGGTGGTCGATCGGTCGGGGTCCGCGCCGCGTGCGGTGGGCGCGGCGATGGCCGTGTCGGGGTCAGGGCGCGTGGTGGGCAGCGTCTCGGGTGGTTGCGTCGAGGGTGACGTGGTCGCGCTGGCGCAGCAGGTGATCGAGTCGGGAATTCCGGTCCTCTCCACGTATGGGACCAGTACCGACGCGCTGGCCCCGGGACTGCCGTGCGGAGGCACGGTCGAGGTGTTCATCGAACCGGTGGATGCGTCGTTGATCGGAGTGCTCGCGCCGCTGATGGCTGCGGTACGGGACGGCGACCCGGTGGCGCTGGTCTCGGTGATGGCGGATGCCGCGTCCGGCCGTCACCTGCTGGTGACGCCGGATCGATCGTTCGGGTCCCTGGGTGCGGCCCGGCTGGATCAGGCGGCGCTGGACGACGTGCGCGGCCTGCTGGCGCACGGGACTACCCGGGTGCTGCACCTGGGTTGCGAGGGTCAGCGGCGGCACGACGAGCTGGCGGTGTTCGTGCAATCCTTCGCCACACCGCCGAAGCTGCTGGTCTTCGGCGCGAACGACTTCGCCGCGGCGCTGATCAGGATCGGGAAGTTCCTCGGCTATCGGGTCACCCTGTGCGATGCCCGGCCGGCGTTCGCCACGACCGAGGCGTTTCCGGAAGCCGACGAGGTGGTCGTGCGATGGCCGCACGACTACCTGGCCGAGACACCGATCGACGCCTCGACCGCGATCTGCGTACTCACCCACGACCCGAAATTCGATGTGCCCGTGCTGGAGGTCGCGCTACGCACCGCCGCCGGATATATCGGTGTGATGGGCAGTCTCCGCACACACGCGGATCGGCTGGACCGCCTGCGCGCCGCGGGGCTGACCGACCACGAACTGGCCCGTCTGGCCGCACCGGTCGGGCTGGATTTGGGCGCGCGCACGCCTGAGGAAACCGCCGTGTCGATCGCCGCGGAGATCATCGCCGGACGCTGGGGTGGAACCGGAACCCGGCTCAGCGAACTCCAAGCGCCGATTCACCATGGGTGCGGGGCGAATACGACGCGTGGCTGA
- a CDS encoding aliphatic sulfonate ABC transporter substrate-binding protein: MKKLFRSAALILAATLSLSVAACGADETPQAGDQPVDLSTVTLKVGDQKAISIEVLLKASGQLENLPYKVEFSSFTAGLPLVEAASAGGIDLAQTGNTPPIFGAAAKADIKVIGALAATGKGDAILVGKDSPISAVADLKGKRVAVFKGSSSNALLLLALAKAGLSLKDIEPVYLSPGDGYTALKRGDVQAWAIWDPYTAIAEQESGAKQIVAADTVANGNNFWVSGDQALADPGKVKAIEDFLRRYAAATTWSQQNVAEWSAKYAELTQITPAAAQVTWTRSIKQPIALTDAIVASEQEIADAFTDAKAVPGKVDFAKFVDRRFQQ; the protein is encoded by the coding sequence GTGAAGAAGTTGTTCCGCTCGGCTGCCCTCATCCTGGCCGCCACCCTGTCGCTCTCGGTCGCCGCCTGCGGTGCCGACGAGACGCCGCAGGCGGGTGACCAGCCGGTCGACCTGAGTACCGTCACCCTGAAAGTCGGTGACCAGAAAGCGATTTCCATCGAGGTGCTGCTCAAAGCCTCCGGTCAGCTGGAGAACCTGCCCTACAAAGTCGAGTTCTCCAGCTTCACCGCGGGGCTGCCGCTGGTGGAGGCGGCGAGCGCGGGCGGTATCGACCTCGCGCAAACCGGCAACACCCCACCGATTTTCGGCGCGGCCGCCAAAGCCGACATCAAGGTCATCGGCGCGCTCGCGGCCACCGGCAAGGGCGATGCCATCCTGGTCGGCAAGGATTCACCGATCAGCGCCGTCGCCGACCTCAAAGGCAAGCGGGTCGCGGTGTTCAAGGGCAGTTCGTCCAACGCGCTGCTGCTGCTCGCCCTGGCGAAGGCCGGGCTCAGCCTGAAGGACATCGAACCGGTGTACCTCTCGCCCGGTGACGGCTACACCGCCCTCAAGCGCGGTGACGTGCAGGCCTGGGCCATCTGGGACCCGTACACCGCCATCGCGGAACAGGAGTCCGGGGCCAAGCAGATCGTCGCCGCCGACACCGTCGCCAACGGCAACAACTTCTGGGTCAGCGGTGACCAGGCCCTCGCCGATCCGGGCAAGGTCAAGGCCATCGAGGACTTCCTGCGCCGCTACGCCGCCGCCACCACCTGGTCGCAGCAAAATGTCGCCGAGTGGAGCGCGAAGTACGCCGAACTCACCCAGATCACCCCGGCCGCCGCGCAGGTCACCTGGACCCGCTCGATCAAGCAGCCGATCGCGCTGACCGATGCGATCGTCGCTTCCGAGCAGGAGATCGCGGACGCGTTCACCGACGCGAAAGCAGTTCCGGGCAAAGTCGATTTCGCGAAATTCGTCGATCGGAGATTCCAGCAGTGA
- a CDS encoding FAD binding domain-containing protein: protein MIPFEYRRATSAQDAVATVTARPDAAYLGGGTNLVDHMKLGIAAPRLLVDVSHLPLTDIAETPDGGLRIDAGVRNSDLAAHPLVRTRYPALSRALLAGASGQLRNLATTGGNLLQRTRCPYFQDVGTPCNKREPGTGCSAIGGYLRYHAIFGASVQCVATHPSDMAVALAMLDARVLVRDVDGTTRIPFADFYRLPGDRPDLDTALTHGQLITGVELPAPVPAGRSTYRKVRDRASFAFALVSVAAELVLDSGNAEITGARIALGGVAHKPWRATRAEEVLRGAPPTPETFVHAAQTELAQAQPLDGNGFKVALTQRTLVSVLRSLTEEAPR, encoded by the coding sequence ATGATCCCGTTCGAGTACCGCCGTGCCACCAGCGCGCAGGACGCCGTCGCCACGGTGACCGCCCGGCCGGACGCGGCCTACCTGGGTGGCGGGACGAACCTGGTCGATCACATGAAACTCGGAATCGCGGCGCCGCGGCTGCTGGTGGATGTCAGCCACCTTCCGCTCACCGACATCGCCGAGACTCCGGACGGTGGTCTGCGGATCGACGCCGGGGTGCGCAACAGTGACCTCGCCGCGCATCCGCTGGTCCGGACCCGATATCCCGCGCTGTCCCGCGCCCTGCTCGCGGGCGCGTCCGGGCAATTACGCAACCTGGCCACCACCGGCGGAAATCTGTTGCAGCGCACCCGATGCCCGTACTTCCAGGACGTCGGCACGCCCTGCAACAAGCGTGAGCCCGGCACGGGGTGCTCGGCGATCGGCGGGTATCTGCGCTACCACGCGATCTTCGGCGCGTCCGTACAGTGCGTGGCGACCCATCCGTCGGACATGGCCGTCGCCTTGGCCATGCTCGACGCTCGCGTGCTGGTGCGGGACGTCGACGGCACGACCCGCATCCCGTTCGCCGACTTCTACCGGCTGCCCGGCGACCGGCCCGACCTGGACACCGCGCTGACCCACGGCCAGCTCATCACCGGCGTGGAACTACCCGCCCCCGTACCCGCCGGACGCTCGACCTATCGGAAGGTCCGTGACCGCGCCTCCTTCGCTTTCGCCCTCGTCTCCGTCGCCGCCGAACTGGTTCTCGACTCCGGCAATGCGGAAATCACCGGGGCGCGCATCGCCCTCGGCGGCGTCGCGCACAAACCGTGGCGGGCCACCCGGGCCGAAGAAGTGCTGCGCGGAGCACCGCCCACCCCCGAGACCTTCGTCCATGCGGCGCAGACCGAACTCGCTCAAGCCCAGCCACTGGACGGCAACGGATTCAAAGTCGCCCTGACCCAGCGCACTCTCGTTTCCGTGCTGCGCTCCCTCACCGAAGAGGCTCCGCGATGA
- a CDS encoding Acg family FMN-binding oxidoreductase, translated as MNCGYPSLDTVRAAIGLAQRAPSVHNSQPWRWHLINEELHLYADTSRHLTATDPQQRALTVSCGAVLHHARVALGALGWHGTVEYLPNSLVPEHLAVLRLAPRRPTATDIHLAAAMTHRRSDRRRFGWGAAPELYLRAAVRYGTGYGASVKTVASEERPVLRQLIRRAARHHQNDVAYQTELAEWSGHRGVREGVPARNATAARTEDELPGRAFRNPTLTDTKRARDAATWLMISTEHDDRLSQLRAGESLSALLLAATDLGLATCVQTEPLGLPELRAEVRSSLCEGRHPQVMVRAGLVTQAGPLPETPRRRPEEVLPF; from the coding sequence ATGAACTGTGGCTATCCGAGCCTCGATACGGTACGGGCAGCGATCGGACTGGCTCAGCGGGCGCCCTCGGTCCACAATTCGCAACCTTGGCGCTGGCATCTGATCAACGAGGAACTTCATCTGTACGCCGATACTTCCCGGCATCTGACCGCGACCGACCCGCAGCAGCGGGCGTTGACCGTCAGCTGCGGTGCGGTCCTGCATCACGCGCGGGTGGCGCTGGGGGCGCTCGGCTGGCACGGCACGGTCGAGTATCTGCCGAATTCCCTTGTGCCGGAACATCTCGCCGTCCTCCGCTTGGCTCCCCGCCGCCCCACCGCGACCGATATCCACCTGGCGGCCGCCATGACGCATCGTCGCAGCGACCGCCGCCGATTCGGCTGGGGTGCGGCCCCCGAGCTCTATCTCCGGGCCGCGGTCCGTTACGGCACCGGCTACGGTGCGAGCGTGAAAACCGTTGCGAGCGAGGAACGTCCGGTGTTGCGCCAGCTGATTCGCCGGGCCGCGCGGCATCATCAGAACGATGTCGCCTATCAAACCGAGCTCGCCGAGTGGAGCGGCCACCGCGGTGTCCGGGAAGGCGTACCCGCCCGCAATGCCACCGCTGCGCGCACCGAGGACGAACTGCCGGGTCGTGCGTTCCGCAACCCGACTCTCACCGACACGAAACGCGCCCGGGACGCGGCGACCTGGCTGATGATCTCCACCGAGCACGATGATCGGCTGTCCCAGTTGCGCGCCGGTGAATCCCTCAGCGCCCTGTTGCTCGCGGCCACCGACCTGGGTTTGGCCACCTGCGTCCAAACCGAACCACTGGGCTTACCCGAATTGCGTGCGGAGGTGCGCTCGTCGCTCTGCGAGGGACGACATCCGCAGGTGATGGTCCGCGCCGGGCTGGTTACGCAAGCCGGTCCGCTGCCGGAGACTCCGCGCCGACGGCCCGAGGAAGTCCTCCCGTTCTGA